The Planctomycetota bacterium DNA window CTCCTTCAGCATCGCCGCCTGCTCTTCGAGCGAGCGCTTCTTCGCGTCGTGCGTGTCCATGCACAGGACGAAGAAGGGAGAGGCCGTGCTCTTCGCAGGCGGCTCGGCGGCTCCTGCGGTGGTCAGGCAGCACACACCAGCCCACACTGCCATGAAGACTCGCATGACTGTGCCTCCAGGAGAGCCTCATGTCCTGCCAACCAGGGCCATCGTAGGCCGATGGTTGCAGGGAGTCAAACGATCTGGGCCGAGGGGCGACAGGGGGCGTTCCTCAGCGCTCGACGCCGAGGAGGCGCTGGAGGCGCTCGGGGCGCCAGTCGGGCGGCACGGCGTCGGGGTAGTGGAGGAACTGGTCGTGGGTGATCGGGGCGCCCTGGGCCGCGGCGCTCTGGTAGATGGCCTCGACCTCGCCCAGCCAGTCGAGGGCGTGGGCGGCGTCGTATGGGTACGCCTCGCGCTGGACGAGGCAGCGGATGAAGCGCTCCAGCTCCACCGCAAAGGCATTGCGCGGCTGGAGGTCGGGGTATTGCCAGTGGCTTCGCCAGTCCACCTGCCGGCCTTCGAGAATGTCGCGCCAGCGAAGGGCGGGGGCGGTCTCCTTCCATTGCACCTTGAGGCCGTTGAGGCCGAACACGATGGTGCCCTGCTCGCCCTCGACCGTGATTTCGAGCGGGCCGAACTCTGAATTGATGCGCCGGCACCAGGTCCACACCGAGTTGTTCACCACCCCGCACGTGTGCTCGCGGCGGATGGCCGCGTAGTCCTCAACGTCGCAGCGGATGAGTTCGCCCGTGTCGGCCGAGACTCGCTCGGGCACGAGCAGGCGCGCCACGGCCGAGAGCCGCTCGGTGGCGCCGAACAGCGCGGCGGAAATGTAGGCCTCGTGGCACATGTCGAGGATGATGCCGCCGCCCGCGTCGGCGAGGCGCCAGTTGAAGTCGGGGCGTTGGCCGCGGAAGGCCGGGTTGTCGCTCTTGCCGTCGCCCACCTCGTAGCCGAAGAGCATCTGGCACGAGATGGGGCGGATGAGGGGCAGCGTGGCCAGGGCCTTGCGGAAGCCGGGCGTCTGGAGCATGTCGTGCACCACGCCGCTGGCGAAATGCCGCCGCTCCAGCGCGGCCACCAGGTCGCGGCCCTCGCGGTAGTCGGCCGCGATGGGCTTCTCGCTGAAGACGCCCGCCGTCGCGGGGTCCAGCTCGTCGAGTGCGGCGAGCAGGGTGCCGTGCCGCGCGCCGGTGGCCACCGCGTTGTGATACACCTGGATGCACGGGTTGAGCCTCCTGGCCTGCTCGAATGCCTCGGGCAGCGAGGTGTGCCAGGCCTCGAGGCCGGTGGCGCGGGCGTACTCGGCCAGACGGGGCTCGTCGCGCCCCAGGCCGATGGGCACGGGCATCACCGTGTCGTCGGCCACCTGCACCCCGCCGCGCACGATGATGTCCTTGAGCGCCCGGTGAGCCACGTCGCCCATCCGCCCCGTCACGCCGTGCAGGATCACGCCCACCTTCATCTCGGCCATCGGCTTCAGTTCCTCCGTCTCCCCCTCACAGCATCGCGCGAGGCACGGGCGGAGTCAAGCATCTTGTGTCCGACGCAGCCCGGCGCTATACTGCCGCCTCACCCCGCGAAGGAAAGGAGCCTCGACGCATGGTCAAGCTCACCCGCTACGCCGGCAACCCGATCCTGAAGGCCAACCCCGCCAACCCGTGGGAGGCCCACTCCGTCTTCAATGCCGCCGCCGTGCTCAAGGACGGCAAGGTTTACCTCTTCTACCGCGCATGCGACGCCGCGTTCGGCGCGGCCTACGTTTCCAGCATCGGGCTGGCCACGAGCGACGACGGCTTCCGCTTCACGCGCGTGCCGGGGTGGGTGTACCAGGGCCAGGACCCCAGCGAGTCCCGCGGCGTGGAGGACCCGCGCATCACGCTCGTGGAGGGCAAGTACCGCATGCTCTACACCGCCTACGACGGGCGGCACCCGCGCGTGGCGATGGCCGAATCCGATGATCTGCTCCACTGGAGGCGCTACGGCATCATCCTGCCGCACCTGGACAACAAGGACTCGGCGATCTTCCCCAGCAAGATCGGTGGGCGCTACTGCATGATCCACCGCGAGCCGCCGTGCATGTGGCTCGCCTGGAGCGACGATTGCTACCGCTGGGGCGAGTTCGAGATCCTCGCCCGCCCGCGCCCCGGCACCTGGGAGCACGCCAAGATCGGCCTCTCGGGCCCCCCGATGCGCATCCCGGAAGGCTGGCTCGTCGTCTACCACGGTGTGGACGCCCAGAGCGTCTACCGCCAGAGCCTGATGCTGCTCGACGCCGAGAACCCGCGGAGGATTCTGCGGCAGCACCAGGACCCGATCATCCAGCCCGAAGCGGACTATGAGCTCTACGGCGACGTGAAGAACGTCGTCTTCTCCTGCGGCCAGGTGGTCAAGGACGACACGTTCTTCCTCTACTATGGGGGCGCCGACACGGTCATGGCCGTGGCCACCTGTCCGATGGCCGCTATTCGCGCGTGGGCGCAGGGGAACGGCTGACCGCCTGACCCAGCCCCGAAGGGACGAAAGGATCTAGCCGGCGGCGTAAGCCGCCGGAAAGCCAGGGGCCAACGGAATCTCCAGCCCCGACGGGGCGGCAGCGTCCTCATCCCCACACGAACCGCTCGTCATATGGGATGCCGTGCTTCTTCAGCAGGGCGATGAACTCCTGCCTGAAGTCGGCCTTCTGGTGATGTTGCTGCTGCCCCTGAATGTAGGCCAGCACCTTGGGCATCACGGAGGCTGAGACGCTGAAGGCCGCATAGCCCTCCTGCCAGGCGAAGGGGGCGAGAGTGGGAAACGTCTCGTGAATCCACTTCGAGGAGTTGGCCTTGATCACCCGCACCAGGTCGGCCACCGCCAGGGTAGGCGACCCCTGAAGCGCGATGTGGATGTGGTCGGGGGCGCCATTCGCGGCCAGCATCTGCCCGCCGACCTCACGGATGATGCCGCCAATGTAGGGCGCGACTCGAGCGAGGTGGTCAGGCTTGAGGTAGGACACGCGCTCCTTGGTTGCGAAGTCAAGGTGGTACAGCAGATTGGTGTAGGACATTCGGCGCTCCTTTCGCCCCGTCGGGGCTCTGTCTCCTCCTGGTCCCTTTCCGGCGGCTCACGCCGCCGGCAAGACCCTGTCGTCCCTTCGGGACTGGGCCGGCGCCTTCCCCCGACGCGTCTTCACTTACCCCTGCGAATCCTGTAGAGGGAGTAGCCCACCTCGCGCAGCGCGTCCCTCGTCTCAGGGTACGGCGTGTCGCAGCCGTCGAGGAGGCCGATCTGGTAGTTCTCCTCGTCGAGCGCGCGGCCGGTGGTCGGCTCGTCGGTGTACTTGAACCAGTGGGTGCCGACGAATTGCGGATGGCGCAGGGCGCCCTCGACGTATTCCCTGTAAGCCTTCGCCCGCTCGGCCTGGTCCTTCACGGGCACGAGGCCGGTGTGGAACATGCCGCGGTCGAGCGCGCCGAAGTGGAACTCGCCGACGATGAGCGGCACGTCGGCCCCGCCGGGGATGCGCACGTTGGCGATCGAGCGGCGATAGAAGTTGTAGCTCACCACGTCGCAAAACTTCACGGCGGCCGACACGGCCCGGTCGTTCACCCAGGCGAAGCGGCAGCCGAGGTAGAGCTGGTTGGGGGCCACCTCCTTGACGGCCTCGCGGATCACCCTGAAATAGGTCTCGGCCGTCTTCGTGTAGAAGGCGGCCAGGTCGTCACGGGCCCTGGCCTTGTCGGGCGCGCCGCGGTGGGCGAGCAGGGCGTCCCACGAGGCGTGGCTCGTGCCCCAGGCGGCGTTGAGTTTCGCGATGTCGCCGTGTTTGCCCCTCAGGTCGGCGAGGAAGACCTTCTTGGCCGCCTGGTCAGGGGGCGACTGGAGTGCGGCGATGGCGAGCGAGGTGTCGTCGCCCCAGGCGATCTCGTTGTCCACGAAGAAGCCGATGCACCAGGGGTCGCCTGCGGCCTTGCCCACCTGGGCGGCCATGGCCTTTCGGACCTCGTCGCGGAAGCTGGGGTCGAAGACATCGCGGAACTTGCCCCAGTAGCCCTGGCTGCCCTCGAGCAGCTTGCCGCCGAAATGCACCGTCGCCGTGTACGGCGTTCGCCGCATCAGGTACACGGCCGGGTCCGACCAGTTGGCGATGGTGTTCATGCCCCAACTGCGCAGGCGGCGATGGGCCATGTCGGCGATCTTCTGCTGCCAGCCGTCGCCGTACTTCCGCTTGCAGTTGGCCAGCAGGAAGCTGAAGCAGTCCACGGTCCGCCCTGCATAGTGGCCGTGAAGGGCGCGGCCTTGCGAGAAGAACTCCTTGAACTCCGGCCTGTCGCCGGGGAAGTCCTGGAACCAGGTCTGCCGTTCGTTGATGGGCGTGGAGTCGTTCTCGCGCACGCAGTCGGTGCCGTGCGACCAGAAGAGCCGGCCCTCGGGGTCCACGAGCCACCACTTGCCGTCGTGCTTCTCGACGCGGAAGAAGCCCGTGGCCTTGAGGGCGGGGCCGTCCTTCCAGCCGCCGTACTGATCCCAATCGGCGGGGCCGGGCTTCTCGGCAAGGTCCTTCAGTTCCGCGTCGAGGTGCGCCTTCAGGTCGTCGAGCGAATGGGTCTTGCCCGGCCAATCCTTGTGGATGTACTGGCCGAAGGTGTCAATGAAGGGGAAGAAGGCTTTCACTTTGTCGGGGTCCACGGGAGGCGGGACGTAGCTGCCGCCGACGCGGATGTTGTCAATCTCGAAGGCGTGGTCCTCCTTCGGGCGGGGCACGAAGACGAGGAGCTGGGTGACGTTTGCCGGGTCAATCGCGCGTTCGGGGTCGTTCGAGCCGTCGGGATAGCCGCGCATGCCGAAGAGCTTGCTGCGCATGGCGCTCACGGGCTTGCGCGCGAAGGGCACCTGGAGCGTGCCGCTTTCGCCGGGCTTGAGGTCGAGACGCCCCGTGAGGCAGTTGCGCACGCCGTCGGCGCCGGGGTTGTCCACGCGGCAGCAGACCGTGACGTCGTTCGCGCCGACGTTCTTCACATCGAGCGCGAGCCACTCGAAGGGCGAGAGGTCCCACTTGCCCTTCGGCGCCTTGAGGGTGATGCCGGGCCACTCGATGCGGCGGCCGCTGGCGATGCGAAGCGCCGAGCCCGTTTCCCTGCGGATCAACTCCACCTTCACATCGCTTGCCAGGATCGCCGTAGGGTCGAAGCCCCCACCAAAGTCGAAGAGCACCTGCTCGCCGGCGTCCGCCGCCGAGGAGGCGAGCAATGCGACGAGTGCCGCGCCACACAGCCACCAGGGGATTCCTGCCGCCATGCGAATGTCCTCCTGCGGGTTGCCCTCCCGACGTCGGTTATACACGAGCGGCGGGGCGAAGCCAAGTCGCCTTGACTTCCGGCCTGCCGGCGAGTAGAATCTGGCTCAAACGAGTCGGACGATTAAGGAGTGCGGGCCATGCCGTGTGGCGTCCAGGGCTATATCAAGGAGAACCAGGCTCTGGGCCTACGCCGACTTACACAAGTCGTTGGCGTACGCGCGCCGCGCGGGTCCTAGGGTCATCGCAACACCGAGTGCCGTCTATCACGCCCCAAGGCCCCAGCGGCCCTGGGGCGTTTTCATTATCCCCCTCCCGAGAGCTCCAGCACCTTTCGGGAGGGCAACTCGAAGGAAGAAGAACCCATGACCGACCGCGTGATCATCTTCGATACCACCCTCCGCGACGGCGAGCAATCGCCGGGCGCGAGCATGAACACGGCCGAGAAGATTGAGATCGCCCGCGCCCTGGCGGCGATGAAGGTGGACGTGATCGAGGCGGGCTTCCCGATCGCGTCGCCGGGCGATTTCGAGGCGGTGAGCCGTGTGGCGGCCGAGGTGAAGGGCGTGACCGTGGCCGGCCTGGCCCGGGCGCTCGAGAAGGACATCGTACGCGCTCACGAGGCCGTCAAGGGCGCCGAGCGGCCGCGCATCCACGTTTTCCTCGCCACCTCCAAGATTCACATGGAGCACAAGCTCAAGAAGGCCAAGGAGGAGATCGTCCGCCTCGCCGTCGAGGGGGTGAAGCTCGCGCGCAACCTCGTGGGCGACGTGGAGTTCTCGCCCGAGGACGCCTCGCGGACCGAGCCCGACTTCCTCTGCCAGGTGGTGGAGGCCGTGATCGCCGCGGGCGCGACCACCGTGAACATCCCCGACACCGTGGGCTACGCCGAGCCCGAGCAGTTCGGCGCCCTCATCGCCACGCTCCGCAACCGCGTGCCGAACATTGACCAGGCGGTCATCAGCGTCCACTGCCACAACGACCTCGGCCTCGCGGTGGCCAATTCGCTGGCCGCAGTGAAGGCGGGGGCGCGGCAGGTCGAGTGCACCATCAACGGCCTCGGCGAGCGCGCCGGCAACGCGGCCCTCGAAGAGATCGTGATGAACCTCAAGACCCGCCGCGACTACTTCGGCGTGGACACGGGGATCGTGACCCAGCGCCTCGTGCCCGCGAGCAAGCTCGTGGCCAGCCTCACCGGCATCTTCGTCCAGCGCAACAAGGCCATCGTCGGCCTCAACGCCTTCGCCCACGAGGCCGGCATCCACCAGCACGGCGTCCTCGCCGAGCGCTCGACCTATGAGATCATGCGCCCCGAGGATGTGGGGCTCCAGAAGAGCGACCTCGTGATCGGCAAACACTCGGGCCACCACGCCATCGGCGACCGCGCGCGCGACCTCGGCTACGAGCTCACCGACGAGCAGCTCGCCCAGGTGGTCGCCGAGGTCAAGGCCCTCGCCGACAAGAAGAAGCAGATCTTCGACGACGACCTCCGCACGATCATCGAAGGCATCGCCGCCGAGGCCAAGGGGCTCTTCAAGCTGGTGCGTTTCCAGATCACCAGCGGCACCGGCAGCATCGCCACGGCCGCCGTGGAACTCCAGCGTGACGACGAGGAGCCGAGCCAGGACGCCGCGACCGGCGACGGCCCTGTGGATGCCGTCTACAAGACCATTGACCGTATCACCGGAATCACCGGCCGGTTGCTCGACTACCAGATCCGCGCCGTCACCAGCGGCAAGGACGCGCTGGGCGAGGCCTCGCTCCTCTTCGAGTCGAACGGGCTGCGCGTATCGGGCCGCGCGGCCTCGACCGATATCCTCGAGGCCAGCGCCCTGGCCTACATTGTGGCCGTGAACAAAGTGGCCGCGCTCCTCCACCAGCGGAAGAGAGCCAACGGCGTCCCTGCGGCGGATGAGCACCCGTGAGCAAGACCCTGCTGTGCGTTTCGCTGACCGCGGAGACCACCGAGGAGACTCTCGCGTCGCTCCACGCGCCCACCCGCGCGTTCGACGTCGCCGAACTCCGGCTCGACTACACCCGCGAGCCGGACGTTCGGCGGCTCCTCGACGGCCGCCCCTGCCCGGTCATCGTCACCAACCGCCCCGTCCGCGAGGGCGGACGGTGGGCGGGCGATGAGGGGCGGCGGATCGCTCTCCTCGAGGAGGCCGATCGCCTGGGCGCCGACTTCGTGGACGTGGAGCTGGACGCCCTGCCCCGCTTCCGCCGGCAGGGCAAGGCGCGCCTCATCGTCTCCTACCACAACTTCGAGGAGACGCCGGCCGATATCGCAGCCATCGCCAGCCGCATCGAGCACACTGAGGCCGACATCGTGAAGATCGCCACGCAAGCGAAATCGCTGCGCGACAACCTGGCGATCTTCCGCCTGCTGCGCGCCGCTCGCAAGCCCACCATCGCCGTCACGATGGGCGAGCACGGCCATGTGAGCCGCGTGCTCGGCCCCAAGTTCGGCGCCTTCCTCGTCTTCGCTTCCCTCGAGGCCGGCCGCGAGGCCGCGCCCGGCCAGGTGCCCGTGGCCGACCTCCTCGGCCTCTACGGCTTCCGCCGCATCGGGCCGGCCACGCGCGTCTACGGCGTCATCGCCAACCCCGTCGCCCACTCGATGAGCCCGGCCATCCACAACGCCGCCTTCCAGCACGCCGGCCTCGACGCCGTCTACCTGCCGTTCCGCGTCGACTCTCCCGCCGACTTCATCCCCGCCTTCCGGGAGCTGCCCGTAGAGGGCTACAGCGTCACCATCCCGCACAAGGAGACCGTCATCCCCCTCCTCGACGAGGTGGAGCCCCTCGCCCGCCGCATCGGCGCCGTGAACACCATCGTCAGGCGCGACGGGCGCCTCTGCGGCTCGAACACCGACTGGTCGGCTGCCGTCGGGGCCGTTACGGGTGGCCTGCCCGAAGGGGATTCGCTGGCGGGGAAGTCCGTGCTGCTCCTGGGCGCGGGCGGCGCGGCGCGCGCCATGGCCTTCGGCCTCGCCGAGCGCGGCGCCCGCGTCGTCATCGCCAACCGCACCCACGAGCGCGCCGTCCGCCTCGCCGCCGAAGTGGGCTGCGCGGCGGTGCCGCTCGATGCCGCCGGCTCCGTCGCCTATGACATCCTCGTCAACGGCACCTCGCTCGGCATGCACCCGAGGGTGGACGAGACGCCTCTCGACGCCGCACGGTTGCGGCCGGGCGCGCTCGTCTTCGACAGCGTCTACAACCCGCCCGAGACCCGCCTCCTGCGCGAGGCCCGCGCCGCCGGCTGCCGCACCGTCAACGGCCTGGAGATGTTCGTCAATCAGGCCGTCGAGCAGTTCGAGCTGTGGACAGGCCTCCCCGCCCCGCGAGCCTTCATGCGCTCCGTCGTCGAATCCCGCCTCCGCCGCTGAGGGAGAACCCTAGCTTGACATCTCCGCCTCAAAGGGCTATTGATCGAGCGTGCCACTGGAATTGGCACACACGGCAGGAGTGAACAGGGATCGGGGAACAGTGATGCTCAGACGCTTCAGTGCCCGGGGCTTCAAGTCGCTCGACGATGTGACCATTGAGGTCCCCAGGCTGCTAGTGCTCTTCGGCCCCAATGCAGCGGGCAAGAGCAACTTCCTCGAGGCCCTCCAGTGCCTCTCCCGGCTGGTGACCGAGCGTACAGTCAAGGATGCTCTAACGGAGCCGATCCGCGGGTATCCAGTCGAAGCGTTCCGCATGCCTCCGGGTGGACTCCGAGACCTGATGAACCTTCAGCGGGTGTCATTCTGCCTGGGGGCTGATGTGCTGCCGAAGTCCGAACCTCGCGCGCTGAGATACAGGGTAGAGATCTCCGGTGACCCGAGAACTGGCTCCTTCGGTGTTGCCGATGAGTACCTTGCTGGCCTGCAAAGCAAGAAGGACAAGACGCTCGGAAAGCCCGTGATCGAGAGACAGGGGGACCGGTTCGTGGTGAGAGTCAGGGGAAAGCCAGCGCACCCGAAGTACGAGAGCATAGGTACCAATCACACGACTGCGTCCGT harbors:
- a CDS encoding Gfo/Idh/MocA family oxidoreductase — protein: MAEMKVGVILHGVTGRMGDVAHRALKDIIVRGGVQVADDTVMPVPIGLGRDEPRLAEYARATGLEAWHTSLPEAFEQARRLNPCIQVYHNAVATGARHGTLLAALDELDPATAGVFSEKPIAADYREGRDLVAALERRHFASGVVHDMLQTPGFRKALATLPLIRPISCQMLFGYEVGDGKSDNPAFRGQRPDFNWRLADAGGGIILDMCHEAYISAALFGATERLSAVARLLVPERVSADTGELIRCDVEDYAAIRREHTCGVVNNSVWTWCRRINSEFGPLEITVEGEQGTIVFGLNGLKVQWKETAPALRWRDILEGRQVDWRSHWQYPDLQPRNAFAVELERFIRCLVQREAYPYDAAHALDWLGEVEAIYQSAAAQGAPITHDQFLHYPDAVPPDWRPERLQRLLGVER
- a CDS encoding beta-agarase, which translates into the protein MAAGIPWWLCGAALVALLASSAADAGEQVLFDFGGGFDPTAILASDVKVELIRRETGSALRIASGRRIEWPGITLKAPKGKWDLSPFEWLALDVKNVGANDVTVCCRVDNPGADGVRNCLTGRLDLKPGESGTLQVPFARKPVSAMRSKLFGMRGYPDGSNDPERAIDPANVTQLLVFVPRPKEDHAFEIDNIRVGGSYVPPPVDPDKVKAFFPFIDTFGQYIHKDWPGKTHSLDDLKAHLDAELKDLAEKPGPADWDQYGGWKDGPALKATGFFRVEKHDGKWWLVDPEGRLFWSHGTDCVRENDSTPINERQTWFQDFPGDRPEFKEFFSQGRALHGHYAGRTVDCFSFLLANCKRKYGDGWQQKIADMAHRRLRSWGMNTIANWSDPAVYLMRRTPYTATVHFGGKLLEGSQGYWGKFRDVFDPSFRDEVRKAMAAQVGKAAGDPWCIGFFVDNEIAWGDDTSLAIAALQSPPDQAAKKVFLADLRGKHGDIAKLNAAWGTSHASWDALLAHRGAPDKARARDDLAAFYTKTAETYFRVIREAVKEVAPNQLYLGCRFAWVNDRAVSAAVKFCDVVSYNFYRRSIANVRIPGGADVPLIVGEFHFGALDRGMFHTGLVPVKDQAERAKAYREYVEGALRHPQFVGTHWFKYTDEPTTGRALDEENYQIGLLDGCDTPYPETRDALREVGYSLYRIRRGK
- a CDS encoding shikimate dehydrogenase; translated protein: MSKTLLCVSLTAETTEETLASLHAPTRAFDVAELRLDYTREPDVRRLLDGRPCPVIVTNRPVREGGRWAGDEGRRIALLEEADRLGADFVDVELDALPRFRRQGKARLIVSYHNFEETPADIAAIASRIEHTEADIVKIATQAKSLRDNLAIFRLLRAARKPTIAVTMGEHGHVSRVLGPKFGAFLVFASLEAGREAAPGQVPVADLLGLYGFRRIGPATRVYGVIANPVAHSMSPAIHNAAFQHAGLDAVYLPFRVDSPADFIPAFRELPVEGYSVTIPHKETVIPLLDEVEPLARRIGAVNTIVRRDGRLCGSNTDWSAAVGAVTGGLPEGDSLAGKSVLLLGAGGAARAMAFGLAERGARVVIANRTHERAVRLAAEVGCAAVPLDAAGSVAYDILVNGTSLGMHPRVDETPLDAARLRPGALVFDSVYNPPETRLLREARAAGCRTVNGLEMFVNQAVEQFELWTGLPAPRAFMRSVVESRLRR
- a CDS encoding 2-isopropylmalate synthase → MTDRVIIFDTTLRDGEQSPGASMNTAEKIEIARALAAMKVDVIEAGFPIASPGDFEAVSRVAAEVKGVTVAGLARALEKDIVRAHEAVKGAERPRIHVFLATSKIHMEHKLKKAKEEIVRLAVEGVKLARNLVGDVEFSPEDASRTEPDFLCQVVEAVIAAGATTVNIPDTVGYAEPEQFGALIATLRNRVPNIDQAVISVHCHNDLGLAVANSLAAVKAGARQVECTINGLGERAGNAALEEIVMNLKTRRDYFGVDTGIVTQRLVPASKLVASLTGIFVQRNKAIVGLNAFAHEAGIHQHGVLAERSTYEIMRPEDVGLQKSDLVIGKHSGHHAIGDRARDLGYELTDEQLAQVVAEVKALADKKKQIFDDDLRTIIEGIAAEAKGLFKLVRFQITSGTGSIATAAVELQRDDEEPSQDAATGDGPVDAVYKTIDRITGITGRLLDYQIRAVTSGKDALGEASLLFESNGLRVSGRAASTDILEASALAYIVAVNKVAALLHQRKRANGVPAADEHP
- a CDS encoding glycosidase, whose protein sequence is MVKLTRYAGNPILKANPANPWEAHSVFNAAAVLKDGKVYLFYRACDAAFGAAYVSSIGLATSDDGFRFTRVPGWVYQGQDPSESRGVEDPRITLVEGKYRMLYTAYDGRHPRVAMAESDDLLHWRRYGIILPHLDNKDSAIFPSKIGGRYCMIHREPPCMWLAWSDDCYRWGEFEILARPRPGTWEHAKIGLSGPPMRIPEGWLVVYHGVDAQSVYRQSLMLLDAENPRRILRQHQDPIIQPEADYELYGDVKNVVFSCGQVVKDDTFFLYYGGADTVMAVATCPMAAIRAWAQGNG
- the tnpA gene encoding IS200/IS605 family transposase: MSYTNLLYHLDFATKERVSYLKPDHLARVAPYIGGIIREVGGQMLAANGAPDHIHIALQGSPTLAVADLVRVIKANSSKWIHETFPTLAPFAWQEGYAAFSVSASVMPKVLAYIQGQQQHHQKADFRQEFIALLKKHGIPYDERFVWG